A single window of Meiothermus sp. DNA harbors:
- a CDS encoding transposase: MRTQEAQDESTTLNDENSGYAKLLWDGRVALLKLLGGLSKGYLVLDDVVIVRWQRGRLDLPKIKDSSTNRYVRGFGVVVLRWTNGSIRLPLAFRVCWGDEGKEGSKQVMAMELLLWAVEQGFKPEFVLFDAWYASKELLRKIHELGWSFVTRLRKNRLLDGRQLRHHESPFWVKEGKLKGIGFLVKVLRRGNFYLCTNAVKLSRHQMLETYAIRSNIEEAVRGLQQELGWQGHRHHKRDKLTAHLALGFLCYALIEFHRTRMKQPVTFYQYRRKLISGAITPDLSPLAQLAG; the protein is encoded by the coding sequence TTGCGAACACAGGAGGCCCAAGATGAATCTACCACGCTCAATGATGAAAACAGCGGATACGCGAAGCTGCTTTGGGATGGCAGAGTGGCCTTGCTGAAGTTGTTGGGTGGCTTGAGCAAGGGGTACTTGGTCTTGGATGATGTGGTGATTGTTCGTTGGCAACGGGGACGGTTGGATTTGCCGAAAATCAAGGATAGTTCAACCAACCGGTACGTGCGGGGTTTTGGTGTGGTGGTGCTGCGGTGGACAAATGGCTCGATTCGTCTGCCTTTAGCGTTTCGGGTGTGTTGGGGGGATGAGGGTAAGGAGGGTAGTAAACAGGTCATGGCAATGGAACTTTTGTTGTGGGCGGTAGAGCAGGGATTCAAACCGGAGTTTGTGTTGTTTGACGCTTGGTACGCTTCCAAGGAACTGTTGAGAAAGATTCATGAACTCGGGTGGTCTTTTGTCACCAGACTACGTAAAAACCGACTGCTGGATGGTCGCCAGCTTAGACATCATGAATCGCCTTTCTGGGTCAAAGAAGGCAAGCTCAAAGGTATCGGCTTCTTGGTAAAGGTGCTTCGCAGGGGTAACTTCTACCTCTGTACCAACGCGGTCAAACTCTCCAGACATCAAATGCTGGAAACCTATGCTATTCGCTCCAACATCGAGGAAGCCGTTCGTGGTTTACAGCAAGAACTTGGTTGGCAAGGACATCGTCATCACAAGCGTGATAAGCTCACCGCCCATCTGGCGCTGGGGTTCCTCTGCTATGCCCTGATCGAGTTCCATCGAACAAGAATGAAACAACCAGTGACCTTCTACCAATACCGTCGTAAACTCATCTCCGGCGCTATCACCCCTGATTTATCTCCTCTGGCTCAGCTCGCTGGTTGA
- a CDS encoding FAD-dependent oxidoreductase: MKPEIVVVGAGIAGLCAARMLHDAGKEVLVVARQLGEASRVPDALLNPVRGKRGVVAPEAEEALAALWDFYPRFVPLRRGILRPVPMADREAWKAKLEDRKIPHQWLKEGLYLENAGWLETTPLLHRLAEGLNILYAEVERLEGSTLYLRTPEPRTLHAGRVVYAGGASGAHLVGLGGRFTPGSVLQTQEHFQQARSYGVYVAGHSLGGSYLPHRDSYTPHQTKPHEVEWLLSEAEKLLGYRPGFTSSWAGVRYRLDQNYLKPIPGGFALTGFGSAAYFYAPLFAHKLLI; the protein is encoded by the coding sequence GTGAAGCCTGAAATCGTGGTCGTTGGGGCCGGGATTGCCGGGCTGTGCGCGGCCCGGATGCTGCACGATGCGGGAAAAGAGGTGCTGGTGGTTGCCCGCCAGCTAGGCGAGGCCAGCCGGGTGCCGGACGCGCTCTTGAACCCGGTGCGGGGCAAGCGTGGGGTGGTGGCCCCCGAGGCCGAAGAAGCGCTGGCGGCCCTGTGGGACTTTTATCCTCGCTTTGTTCCACTGCGCCGGGGCATCCTCAGGCCCGTGCCCATGGCCGATCGGGAAGCCTGGAAGGCCAAGCTGGAGGATCGGAAAATCCCCCACCAGTGGCTGAAAGAAGGCCTCTACCTGGAGAACGCGGGCTGGCTCGAGACCACCCCCCTGCTGCACCGCCTGGCCGAAGGCCTGAACATTCTGTATGCCGAGGTGGAGCGCCTCGAGGGGAGCACCCTTTACCTTCGCACCCCCGAACCCCGCACCCTGCACGCGGGCCGGGTGGTCTACGCCGGAGGCGCCAGCGGGGCGCACCTGGTGGGCCTGGGGGGGCGGTTCACGCCGGGCTCGGTGCTCCAGACCCAGGAACACTTCCAGCAGGCCCGTTCGTATGGGGTGTACGTGGCCGGGCACAGCCTGGGGGGAAGTTACCTACCCCACCGCGATAGCTACACCCCACACCAGACCAAGCCCCACGAGGTGGAATGGCTGCTCTCGGAGGCCGAAAAATTGCTGGGTTACCGGCCTGGGTTTACTTCGTCCTGGGCCGGGGTGCGCTACCGCCTGGATCAGAACTACCTGAAGCCCATACCCGGTGGCTTTGCCCTTACCGGCTTTGGTTCGGCGGCGTATTTTTACGCGCCACTATTCGCTCACAAACTACTAATCTGA
- the miaB gene encoding tRNA (N6-isopentenyl adenosine(37)-C2)-methylthiotransferase MiaB has translation MKTNIITYGCQMNEYDTHLVKSELASLGAEFVDSWQQADFVLVNTCAVRGKPVEKVRSLLGELRKAKEKRPLLVGMMGCLAQLEEGQQMARKFEVDVLLGPGALTEIGKALEARSRFWDLSFRDELTHHLPPAPQGALSAFVSIIRGCNHHCTYCIVPTTRGPEVSRHPDLILREIEQLKAAGVVEVTLLGQNVNSYGKDQPGFPSFAELLRKVGQMGLPRIKFTTSHPVNFTDDVIAAMAETPSVCRYIHLPVQSGSNRVLRRMGREYRREWYLDRIRAIREAMPDAVLSTDLIVGFPGETEEDFQETLSLYDEVGYDSAYMFIYSPRPGTPSYKHFPDMPREVKVERLQRLIEKQKEWSYRQNQRWVGQTVEVLVRGAAKDEAYAEGHTRGNHPTLVPAAQAPRPGLYQVLVKQATPHMLFGEVVGAEEPASIPLIMA, from the coding sequence CGACACCCACCTGGTGAAAAGCGAGCTGGCCTCACTGGGGGCGGAGTTTGTGGATAGCTGGCAACAGGCCGACTTTGTGCTGGTCAATACCTGCGCGGTGCGTGGAAAGCCCGTCGAGAAGGTGCGCTCGCTGTTGGGTGAGCTGCGCAAGGCCAAGGAAAAACGGCCTCTGCTGGTAGGCATGATGGGCTGCCTGGCCCAGCTCGAGGAGGGCCAGCAGATGGCCCGCAAGTTTGAAGTAGATGTGCTGTTAGGCCCCGGCGCCCTCACCGAGATCGGCAAGGCCCTGGAGGCCCGAAGCCGCTTTTGGGATCTCTCCTTCCGCGATGAGCTGACCCATCACCTGCCCCCTGCGCCCCAGGGGGCCCTCTCGGCGTTTGTGAGCATCATCCGGGGCTGTAACCACCACTGCACCTACTGCATCGTGCCCACTACCCGGGGCCCCGAAGTGAGCCGCCACCCCGACCTCATCCTTCGGGAAATTGAGCAACTCAAAGCCGCCGGGGTGGTGGAGGTCACCCTGCTGGGTCAGAACGTGAACTCCTACGGCAAGGATCAGCCCGGCTTCCCGAGCTTTGCCGAGCTCTTGCGGAAGGTAGGCCAGATGGGCCTTCCCCGCATCAAGTTCACCACCTCCCACCCGGTCAACTTCACCGACGACGTGATTGCCGCCATGGCCGAGACCCCCTCGGTCTGCCGCTACATCCACCTGCCCGTGCAGTCGGGCTCGAACCGCGTCTTGCGTCGCATGGGGCGGGAGTACCGGCGCGAGTGGTACCTGGATCGCATCCGGGCCATCCGCGAGGCCATGCCGGACGCGGTGCTCTCCACCGACCTCATCGTGGGCTTCCCCGGCGAGACCGAGGAAGACTTCCAGGAGACCCTTTCCCTCTACGACGAGGTGGGCTACGACTCGGCCTATATGTTCATCTACTCGCCCCGGCCCGGCACCCCGAGCTACAAACACTTCCCCGACATGCCCCGCGAGGTGAAGGTAGAACGGCTACAGCGGCTGATTGAGAAACAAAAGGAGTGGAGCTACCGCCAGAACCAGCGCTGGGTGGGCCAGACTGTGGAGGTGCTGGTGCGGGGGGCGGCGAAGGACGAGGCCTACGCCGAAGGCCACACCCGCGGCAACCACCCCACCCTGGTGCCGGCAGCCCAGGCCCCCCGTCCGGGGCTGTATCAGGTGCTGGTCAAGCAGGCCACCCCACACATGCTGTTTGGGGAAGTGGTGGGTGCTGAGGAGCCTGCCTCGATTCCCCTGATAATGGCCTGA